The following are from one region of the Eubacterium sp. MSJ-33 genome:
- a CDS encoding HAMP domain-containing sensor histidine kinase: protein MEQKKKKGLRIRSCLTGAIWLALVFSTVISALLFAFLNHFFNLPGSIPVLGWLLIFNTLIAGLITSFINAKLLEPITRLSKAMKEVSQGDFEQHLGTNSRIAEVGESYHSFNVMTKELRATEMLQMDFVSNVSHEFKTPINAIEGYTMLLQGEELSPDQEEYVEKILFNTQRLSGLVGNILLLSKLENQNIPMKKTEYRLDEQIRQAFLSLETKWTEKEIGFQVELEEVKYTGNEGLFMHIWINLLDNAIKFSPSKGTITMFLKQEQDSVKFVLEDEGPGIEDDVKSRIFDKFYQVDGSHKAEGNGLGLALVKRIVDSAGGTIKAENREYGGCRFVIELPKQKDEII from the coding sequence ATGGAACAAAAGAAAAAAAAAGGATTGCGGATCCGATCCTGTCTGACTGGTGCAATCTGGCTGGCACTTGTATTTTCAACAGTCATATCTGCTTTATTATTTGCTTTTTTGAATCATTTTTTTAATCTGCCGGGCAGCATACCTGTGCTTGGCTGGCTTTTGATTTTCAATACATTGATTGCAGGGCTGATTACTTCCTTTATCAATGCAAAGTTACTGGAACCAATTACCAGACTTAGTAAAGCAATGAAGGAAGTTTCTCAGGGAGATTTTGAACAGCATTTGGGAACGAACAGCCGTATAGCAGAAGTTGGAGAATCTTATCATAGTTTTAACGTTATGACAAAAGAACTTCGTGCAACAGAGATGCTGCAGATGGATTTTGTATCTAATGTTTCTCATGAGTTTAAGACCCCGATTAATGCCATTGAAGGATATACAATGCTGCTTCAGGGAGAAGAACTGTCTCCGGATCAAGAGGAATATGTAGAAAAAATCTTATTTAACACCCAAAGACTTTCCGGATTGGTTGGTAATATTTTGCTGTTATCCAAGTTGGAGAATCAGAATATACCAATGAAAAAAACAGAATATCGTCTGGATGAACAGATCCGCCAGGCATTTCTTTCATTGGAAACAAAATGGACAGAAAAAGAAATTGGTTTTCAGGTAGAATTGGAGGAAGTTAAATATACTGGGAATGAAGGACTTTTTATGCATATCTGGATAAATCTTTTGGATAATGCGATTAAGTTCAGCCCTTCAAAGGGGACAATTACGATGTTTCTGAAACAAGAACAGGATTCTGTTAAGTTCGTTCTGGAAGATGAAGGACCAGGAATAGAGGATGATGTAAAATCCAGAATATTTGACAAGTTCTATCAGGTAGATGGATCTCATAAAGCAGAAGGAAATGGCCTGGGTCTTGCACTTGTAAAACGGATTGTAGATAGTGCCGGAGGAACAATCAAAGCAGAAAACCGTGAATATGGTGGATGCAGATTTGTTATAGAGCTGCCAAAGCAGAAAGATGAGATTATATAG
- the rsmH gene encoding 16S rRNA (cytosine(1402)-N(4))-methyltransferase RsmH: protein MEFKHKSVLLDETIDSLNIKPDGIYVDGTLGGGGHSLEICKRLSDKGRLIGIDQDLDAIAAATERLKDYKDRVTIVHSNYQDIDAVLKNCSVSGVDGIVLDLGVSSYQLDNAERGFTYREDTPLDMRMNQESTMTAKDIVNEYSEMELYHVIRDYGEDNFAKNIAKHIVKARQEQVIETTGQLNEIIKAAIPAKVRQGQGHPSKKTFQAIRIELNHELDVLENSLDTMISWLNPGGRLSVITFHSLEDRIVKTIFKRNMNPCTCPPEFPVCVCGKKPTGKVITRKPIVPSEQELMENSRAKSSKLRVFEKER, encoded by the coding sequence ATGGAATTTAAACATAAATCGGTACTTTTAGATGAGACAATTGACAGTCTGAATATAAAACCGGATGGTATCTATGTGGATGGAACCCTCGGTGGGGGTGGACATTCTCTGGAGATTTGCAAGCGGCTGTCAGACAAAGGCAGACTGATCGGGATAGATCAGGATCTGGATGCGATTGCTGCTGCGACTGAACGGTTGAAGGATTACAAGGATCGGGTTACGATCGTTCATTCCAATTATCAGGATATCGATGCAGTATTAAAAAACTGTTCCGTGAGCGGTGTTGACGGAATTGTTCTGGATCTCGGTGTTTCGTCCTATCAGCTTGATAATGCGGAGCGCGGTTTTACATATCGGGAAGATACACCACTCGATATGCGGATGAACCAGGAAAGCACGATGACTGCGAAGGATATTGTGAATGAGTATTCCGAGATGGAACTCTATCATGTAATCCGCGATTATGGAGAAGATAACTTCGCAAAGAATATTGCGAAGCATATCGTAAAAGCAAGACAGGAACAGGTGATTGAAACAACCGGACAGCTCAATGAGATTATCAAAGCTGCAATTCCGGCAAAGGTACGACAGGGGCAGGGACACCCATCGAAGAAAACATTTCAGGCAATTCGGATTGAACTGAATCACGAACTGGATGTGCTGGAGAATTCACTGGATACTATGATTTCGTGGTTAAATCCGGGTGGAAGACTCAGCGTGATTACGTTTCATTCCCTTGAGGACAGAATAGTAAAGACAATATTTAAAAGAAATATGAATCCTTGTACATGCCCACCGGAATTCCCGGTTTGTGTATGTGGCAAGAAACCGACGGGTAAGGTGATTACCCGTAAACCGATTGTTCCGAGTGAACAGGAGCTTATGGAGAACAGTCGGGCAAAAAGCTCCAAACTGCGTGTGTTTGAAAAGGAGAGATAG
- a CDS encoding response regulator transcription factor has translation MGKVSVLIRRKENVFQILIVEDDKELSQLFQKVLEKNGYQVKSASDGAQALEVLDKEYIDLIISDIMMPVMDGYELVSELRSAGYQIPVLMITAKGSFDDMRQGFFSGSDDYMVKPVNVNEMVLRVGALLRRAQILNEHKIVIGSTEFDYDAMTVTTDKESLVLPKKQFLLLYKLAASPGRTFTKQQLMDEVWGYETEADPHTIEVHIGRLRERFKDNPDFEIVTMRGIGYKVVKK, from the coding sequence ATGGGCAAGGTATCTGTTTTAATAAGGAGGAAGGAAAACGTGTTTCAAATATTGATTGTAGAAGATGATAAAGAATTAAGCCAGCTATTCCAAAAAGTGCTTGAGAAGAATGGATATCAAGTCAAAAGTGCATCGGATGGAGCACAGGCATTAGAAGTATTGGATAAGGAATATATTGATCTGATCATTTCTGATATTATGATGCCGGTTATGGATGGCTATGAACTGGTGTCAGAACTTCGTTCAGCAGGATATCAGATACCAGTGCTTATGATCACTGCGAAAGGTTCCTTTGATGATATGCGTCAGGGATTTTTTTCGGGAAGTGATGATTATATGGTAAAACCGGTAAATGTGAATGAAATGGTTTTAAGAGTCGGAGCACTGCTTCGCCGTGCACAGATATTGAATGAACACAAAATTGTGATCGGTTCAACAGAGTTTGATTATGATGCAATGACGGTTACAACTGATAAGGAAAGTCTTGTTTTACCTAAAAAACAATTCCTGCTTTTATATAAGCTTGCAGCTTCGCCAGGCAGAACATTTACAAAACAACAGTTGATGGATGAAGTATGGGGATACGAGACGGAGGCAGACCCACATACAATAGAGGTACATATAGGAAGACTCAGAGAGCGTTTTAAAGATAACCCGGATTTTGAAATCGTAACAATGCGTGGAATTGGATACAAGGTGGTGAAAAAATAA
- the mraZ gene encoding division/cell wall cluster transcriptional repressor MraZ produces MGMIGESNHGLDAKGRLIIPIRFRQELGDKFVLCNGMDHNIDVYPEAEWTKFAEKLAALPKSNFQARRLRDFYEGSAVVCEMDSQYRIVIPQKLREYAGIDREVVMIGHTDTVAIWDKAAWDKINSPEEIDLKEIAEIGELFNI; encoded by the coding sequence ATGGGTATGATAGGAGAATCGAATCATGGCCTCGATGCAAAGGGCAGATTGATTATTCCCATAAGATTCCGTCAGGAACTTGGGGATAAATTCGTGCTGTGCAACGGTATGGATCATAACATTGACGTATATCCGGAAGCAGAGTGGACAAAATTCGCAGAGAAGCTTGCTGCATTGCCAAAGAGTAATTTCCAGGCAAGACGTCTTCGTGATTTCTACGAAGGATCTGCGGTTGTCTGTGAGATGGATAGTCAGTATCGTATTGTGATTCCACAAAAATTACGTGAATACGCGGGCATTGATCGGGAAGTTGTCATGATTGGCCATACGGACACTGTGGCAATCTGGGATAAGGCAGCCTGGGATAAGATCAACAGCCCAGAAGAAATTGATCTGAAAGAAATCGCCGAGATTGGTGAATTGTTCAACATCTAA
- the lgt gene encoding prolipoprotein diacylglyceryl transferase, whose amino-acid sequence MYDIRFPNLGIVLKNLKDGFTIFGFEIKFYGVIIALGFVLAFLVIGKEAKRTGQSEDTYLDFMLWLIIPAILGARLYYIIFSWDSYFQKGKDFGKTLFDLIDIRSGGLAIYGGVIAGVIVAIVFAKKRNMKFSVLADTVTMGLLIGQIMGRWGNFFNREAFGDYTNSLFAMAIPTDYYVGKGTLTGMVNSGIITSEMANHMQVYDGMQWITVHPTFLYESVWNLILLIVIIIYRKHKKFDGEIFLMYLWGYGMGRVWIEGLRSDSLMLPFINMKVSQLLAAICVLVCSVIIVKKRLEVVKAPVKTLDSEEKDKQ is encoded by the coding sequence ATGTATGATATTAGGTTCCCAAATCTTGGGATTGTACTAAAAAATCTCAAAGACGGATTTACGATCTTTGGATTTGAAATCAAATTTTATGGTGTGATTATAGCCCTTGGATTTGTGCTGGCGTTCCTTGTGATCGGCAAGGAAGCAAAAAGGACCGGACAGAGCGAAGACACATATCTGGACTTCATGCTCTGGCTGATTATCCCGGCAATCTTAGGTGCGCGGCTCTATTATATTATATTCAGCTGGGATTCGTATTTCCAGAAGGGCAAAGACTTCGGTAAAACGCTGTTTGATCTGATCGATATTCGGAGTGGCGGACTTGCAATCTACGGAGGTGTGATTGCGGGTGTGATTGTTGCAATTGTATTTGCGAAGAAACGGAATATGAAGTTTTCTGTACTTGCGGATACCGTTACGATGGGACTTCTGATTGGACAGATCATGGGACGCTGGGGTAATTTCTTCAATCGGGAAGCGTTTGGTGATTACACGAATTCACTTTTTGCGATGGCAATTCCAACCGATTACTACGTTGGAAAAGGCACATTGACCGGTATGGTGAATTCCGGCATCATCACATCGGAGATGGCAAATCATATGCAGGTCTACGATGGCATGCAGTGGATTACCGTGCATCCGACGTTTCTGTATGAATCAGTTTGGAATCTGATTCTGCTGATTGTCATCATCATTTACCGGAAACACAAGAAGTTCGATGGAGAAATCTTCCTCATGTATCTGTGGGGTTATGGAATGGGACGTGTATGGATTGAGGGACTTCGTTCGGACTCCCTGATGCTTCCGTTTATAAACATGAAAGTGTCCCAGCTGCTTGCAGCTATCTGTGTGCTTGTCTGCTCGGTAATCATTGTGAAAAAACGTCTCGAAGTAGTGAAAGCACCGGTTAAAACACTGGATTCCGAAGAAAAAGATAAACAATAA
- a CDS encoding FUSC family protein, producing MTFYQELQLNQAGSKNLLKKSETLKEKLYHMWVYLVKIAVTMAFCFFFVSIFSILFGNENSIVGVVVLLCLMVFRNADLGIHTGQSTMLLALFFVIMTVCPHLANQFSPVLGMLLNIAALAVLILFGCHNPFMFNQSTLVLGYLLLYGYDVTGKSYQMRLVGMALGAALTCFVFYRNHKNRTYKRNLKDLIHEFDITSSRTKWQICQILCVPIVLCIAELCNMPRAMWAGIAAMSVILPFMEDMHYRVRKRIVGNIVGVICFTVLYFLLPSSIYAYIGILGGIGVGFSAQYGWQAVFNTFGALAIATETYGLQGAVSLRVIQNVFGVVFALAFCVIFYWFMSKKKESEVTVHAE from the coding sequence ATGACATTTTATCAGGAGTTGCAGTTAAATCAGGCAGGTTCTAAAAACCTGTTGAAAAAGAGTGAAACACTAAAAGAAAAATTATATCATATGTGGGTATATCTGGTGAAGATAGCTGTTACAATGGCATTTTGTTTTTTCTTTGTTAGTATTTTCAGCATCCTATTTGGAAATGAGAACAGCATTGTAGGTGTAGTAGTCTTATTATGTCTCATGGTGTTTAGAAATGCGGATCTGGGGATCCACACCGGACAATCTACGATGCTTTTGGCTTTGTTCTTTGTAATTATGACTGTATGTCCGCATTTAGCAAATCAGTTTTCACCGGTATTGGGAATGCTGTTAAATATTGCGGCACTGGCTGTGTTGATTCTGTTCGGATGCCATAATCCATTCATGTTTAATCAATCTACATTGGTTCTTGGGTATCTGCTGCTATATGGTTATGATGTTACGGGAAAAAGCTATCAGATGCGATTAGTCGGAATGGCTTTAGGTGCAGCACTTACCTGCTTCGTATTTTATCGAAATCATAAAAACAGAACTTATAAAAGAAATCTGAAAGATCTGATACATGAATTTGATATCACTTCTTCCAGAACAAAATGGCAGATATGTCAGATTTTATGCGTACCGATTGTCCTTTGCATTGCAGAACTTTGTAATATGCCACGTGCAATGTGGGCTGGTATTGCGGCCATGTCCGTGATTTTGCCGTTTATGGAAGATATGCACTACAGAGTCCGTAAAAGGATTGTTGGAAATATTGTAGGTGTTATATGTTTTACAGTATTATATTTTCTGCTTCCTTCGTCAATCTATGCATATATAGGAATTCTTGGTGGAATCGGTGTAGGATTTTCAGCACAATATGGCTGGCAGGCAGTATTTAACACATTTGGTGCTTTAGCCATTGCTACAGAGACTTATGGACTACAGGGAGCGGTTAGTCTTAGAGTGATTCAAAATGTTTTTGGTGTTGTGTTTGCTTTAGCATTTTGTGTTATATTTTATTGGTTTATGTCTAAAAAAAAGGAAAGTGAGGTGACCGTACATGCAGAGTGA
- a CDS encoding peptidoglycan D,D-transpeptidase FtsI family protein, protein MTKRPQNRKTNRARKKRKVFTNRMRGRLKFVFCCVMIGFGILGGKIIWINANKGSKYKQQVLTQQGYTSKVIPYKRGDIVDANGTVLATDKKVYDLILEPKNIVEFDDKKEATVSALKEFFGFTDEEIAGFLANENSYYVVAKKGVEYEEVQKFKEYRATDAGKNVRGIYYEERYVRVYPNNELACHLLGFTVSGNVGMYGVEEYYNSELNGINGREYSYLNEDYGVTNTIEAPTNGNTLVTSIDANIQKIVEEKVKAKLEEEDAKNISVLVMNPKNCQIMALYNSHTFDPNEAYDLDATQYQFDTEEELEESGYSSFEDFKENGTDEEHVNALYKVWRNFPVSDVFEPGSTYKTFTISGALEEGAISASDEFFCDGGEQVEDYYIKCHSYNSGGHGMVDLSGALEKSCNDALMQIADREGVAMFDKYQVLFGFGQSTNVDLPGEPSDASLSTLVYHADNMHAVELATSSFGQGVTTSMMQIATAFCSAINGGYYYEPSVVQRIEDENGNIVRNLDPVLVRRTISEDVSAQMRQFLKSVVTEGTGQKAAVEGYEVGGKTGTAEKLPRGNGKYILSFIGFAPVDDPQVVIYVVADEPELQSGSGEAAHLFSDIAAAIFPYLNIYKTDETYNIDEATAEDEPATPIYEGNAPTNDVAGGNDNPYVEESQGEATTEATTEASTESTETTTETTTEAPAQ, encoded by the coding sequence ATGACAAAGAGACCACAAAATAGAAAAACAAATAGGGCAAGAAAGAAAAGAAAAGTATTTACAAACCGGATGCGTGGAAGGCTGAAGTTTGTATTTTGCTGTGTTATGATTGGATTTGGCATATTGGGTGGAAAAATCATATGGATCAATGCCAACAAAGGAAGCAAATACAAACAGCAGGTTCTGACACAGCAGGGGTATACCAGCAAGGTAATTCCATACAAGCGTGGAGACATCGTGGATGCAAATGGAACAGTGCTTGCAACAGATAAAAAAGTATATGACCTGATTCTGGAACCAAAGAACATTGTGGAATTTGATGATAAAAAAGAGGCGACGGTTTCTGCACTCAAAGAGTTTTTTGGATTTACAGATGAAGAGATTGCAGGATTTCTTGCAAACGAGAATTCATACTATGTAGTAGCAAAAAAAGGTGTTGAATACGAAGAAGTTCAGAAATTTAAAGAATACCGTGCGACAGATGCTGGGAAGAATGTAAGAGGAATCTACTACGAAGAACGGTATGTGCGTGTATATCCAAACAATGAACTAGCGTGCCATCTGCTTGGTTTCACAGTCAGTGGTAACGTCGGCATGTACGGTGTAGAAGAGTATTACAACAGTGAGTTAAATGGAATTAACGGACGTGAGTATTCATATCTGAATGAAGATTATGGTGTTACCAACACGATCGAAGCACCGACAAATGGAAACACACTGGTAACAAGCATTGATGCCAATATTCAGAAAATAGTAGAAGAAAAAGTAAAGGCAAAGCTCGAGGAAGAGGATGCCAAGAATATATCGGTATTGGTAATGAATCCGAAAAACTGTCAGATTATGGCACTGTACAACTCTCATACATTTGACCCAAATGAGGCGTATGATTTGGATGCGACACAGTACCAGTTTGATACAGAAGAGGAACTTGAGGAATCTGGATATTCCAGCTTTGAAGATTTCAAAGAAAATGGTACGGATGAAGAACATGTCAATGCGCTGTATAAAGTATGGAGAAACTTCCCGGTTTCGGATGTATTTGAACCTGGTTCGACGTATAAGACATTTACGATCTCTGGTGCCCTGGAAGAAGGTGCCATCAGTGCATCGGATGAATTCTTCTGTGATGGTGGTGAGCAGGTAGAAGATTATTATATCAAATGTCATTCCTATAATTCCGGTGGACATGGCATGGTAGATCTGTCAGGTGCGCTTGAGAAATCCTGCAATGATGCTTTGATGCAGATTGCAGATAGAGAAGGTGTTGCCATGTTTGATAAGTATCAGGTATTGTTTGGATTCGGTCAGTCAACCAATGTGGATCTTCCGGGCGAGCCGAGTGATGCGTCCCTGAGTACATTGGTATATCACGCGGATAATATGCATGCGGTTGAACTTGCAACTTCATCATTTGGACAGGGTGTGACAACATCCATGATGCAGATTGCAACAGCGTTTTGTTCTGCTATCAATGGTGGATATTATTATGAGCCGAGCGTGGTACAGCGGATTGAAGATGAAAATGGAAATATCGTGCGGAATCTGGACCCGGTATTGGTACGCCGGACGATCTCCGAAGATGTATCAGCACAGATGCGTCAGTTCCTGAAAAGTGTAGTAACAGAAGGTACAGGTCAGAAAGCGGCAGTAGAAGGCTACGAAGTCGGTGGTAAGACAGGTACAGCCGAGAAGCTTCCACGAGGAAATGGGAAGTATATCCTCTCCTTTATCGGATTTGCACCGGTTGATGATCCACAGGTTGTTATCTATGTGGTTGCAGATGAGCCGGAATTACAGTCAGGTAGTGGAGAGGCAGCGCATTTGTTCTCGGATATTGCAGCTGCAATTTTCCCGTATTTGAATATTTACAAGACGGATGAGACATACAATATTGATGAGGCAACAGCAGAAGATGAGCCTGCAACCCCAATCTATGAGGGCAATGCACCGACAAATGATGTAGCTGGCGGAAATGATAATCCATATGTGGAAGAGTCTCAGGGAGAAGCAACAACGGAAGCAACTACAGAGGCTTCTACGGAATCAACTGAGACGACAACCGAGACGACAACAGAAGCACCTGCACAATGA
- a CDS encoding CDP-alcohol phosphatidyltransferase family protein — MQSEVNQEENLNRIITVPNLLSFFRLCLIPVIIWSYCVKKNPLLAGEILLLSGLTDLADGYIARRFHRISNLGKILDPVADKLTQAAMLICLFTRFPHVLLLIVIMAGKELYMVVSGCLVIRKTGKVHGADWHGKIVTFLLYGTAAVHIIWFHITPMVSDLLIGLCAIMMVISVALYIIQNIRTLKGEIV; from the coding sequence ATGCAGAGTGAAGTGAATCAGGAAGAAAATTTGAATAGAATTATTACGGTTCCTAATCTTCTTTCTTTTTTTCGGCTTTGTCTGATTCCGGTAATTATATGGAGTTATTGTGTAAAGAAAAATCCTCTGTTAGCTGGTGAAATCTTATTGCTGTCTGGTCTTACGGATCTTGCTGATGGATATATCGCAAGAAGATTCCATAGGATTAGTAATTTAGGAAAAATTCTTGATCCGGTGGCCGATAAGCTGACACAGGCAGCGATGTTAATCTGTCTGTTTACTCGTTTTCCGCATGTGCTTCTTTTAATCGTAATAATGGCAGGTAAGGAGCTGTATATGGTAGTCAGTGGATGTCTTGTGATACGAAAGACAGGAAAAGTACATGGTGCAGACTGGCATGGAAAGATAGTAACCTTTTTATTATATGGAACTGCAGCGGTGCATATTATATGGTTCCACATTACACCGATGGTATCAGATCTGTTGATTGGTTTGTGCGCTATAATGATGGTCATATCGGTCGCTCTGTATATTATCCAGAATATCAGGACTCTTAAGGGAGAGATTGTATAA
- a CDS encoding phospholipase D family protein produces MIKHKICKILLVILAIFLCVAFYELLGICVAYKKQPEVSNTTKKETKNGLWNECSENTERAVIIEKNPEALLQRVRLIKNAKKEIILSTFAFQSDESGKLILGALHDAADRGVHIRLLVDGMESWIDMEGNPYFYALSSHENVEIKLYNKANPLKPWEMMGRMHDKYLIADGKRYILGGRNTHNYFLGDFPGHKNYDRDVLVVCDEPEKENSVNQLLEYFETIWNQEDSGYFHNNKKLANRKSVKNAVLELQNSYQKYFEENKERICETDYTNETFETEKITLVSNPIHTGSKEPVVWYQLGELMKNAKNRVKIHTPYIICNDMMYNTWEEIAENVSDFSIMTNSVANNGNPFGSADYAKNRNRILSTGINIWEYEGGYSYHGKSILIDDDLSVIGSFNMDMRSAYLDTELMLVIRSKDINKQLEEGMMEYEKVSRQILEGGTYNDPYHVEPIELTKKRQGKIFLVQHLLGWARYLF; encoded by the coding sequence ATGATAAAGCATAAAATATGTAAAATCCTTCTTGTTATACTGGCAATTTTTTTATGTGTGGCTTTTTATGAATTGCTCGGAATCTGCGTTGCATATAAAAAGCAGCCGGAAGTGTCCAATACAACCAAAAAAGAAACAAAAAATGGGTTATGGAACGAATGCAGTGAAAATACAGAACGGGCAGTAATCATAGAAAAGAATCCAGAAGCGCTTTTACAAAGAGTGCGTTTGATCAAGAATGCAAAAAAGGAAATTATTCTTTCTACTTTTGCATTTCAATCCGATGAAAGTGGAAAATTGATTTTAGGAGCACTGCATGATGCGGCAGACAGAGGTGTACATATTCGTCTGTTAGTAGATGGAATGGAGAGCTGGATTGATATGGAAGGAAATCCGTATTTCTATGCATTATCTTCCCATGAGAATGTTGAAATTAAACTGTATAATAAGGCCAATCCGTTGAAACCGTGGGAAATGATGGGTAGAATGCATGATAAATATTTGATTGCAGATGGAAAGAGATATATTCTTGGGGGAAGAAATACACACAATTATTTCCTGGGTGATTTTCCGGGACATAAGAACTATGACAGAGACGTGTTAGTGGTTTGCGATGAACCTGAGAAAGAAAATTCAGTTAACCAGTTGTTAGAGTATTTTGAAACCATATGGAATCAGGAAGACAGTGGTTATTTTCATAACAATAAAAAACTGGCAAATAGAAAATCTGTAAAGAACGCAGTTTTAGAGCTGCAGAACAGCTATCAGAAATATTTTGAAGAGAATAAGGAAAGAATCTGCGAGACCGATTATACGAACGAAACTTTTGAGACAGAAAAGATTACATTAGTGTCAAATCCTATTCACACAGGTTCCAAAGAACCAGTAGTGTGGTATCAGTTGGGAGAATTGATGAAAAATGCAAAAAATCGTGTAAAGATCCACACGCCATATATTATCTGTAATGATATGATGTATAATACATGGGAGGAGATTGCAGAGAACGTTTCAGATTTTTCTATCATGACAAATTCAGTTGCGAATAATGGGAATCCATTTGGGTCTGCTGATTATGCGAAAAACAGAAATAGAATCTTAAGTACAGGAATTAATATCTGGGAATATGAAGGCGGTTATTCATACCACGGAAAAAGTATTCTGATTGACGATGATCTGTCTGTAATCGGTTCCTTTAATATGGACATGAGAAGTGCATATCTGGATACGGAACTGATGCTTGTAATACGAAGTAAAGATATTAATAAACAGTTGGAAGAGGGCATGATGGAATATGAAAAAGTGTCCCGCCAGATATTAGAAGGGGGAACTTATAATGATCCATATCATGTAGAGCCAATCGAATTAACAAAGAAACGTCAGGGAAAAATATTTTTGGTACAGCATCTGCTTGGATGGGCAAGGTATCTGTTTTAA
- the ychF gene encoding redox-regulated ATPase YchF has protein sequence MKLGIVGLPNVGKSTLFNSLTKAGAESANYPFCTIDPNVGVVPVPDKRLDKLTEMYHSAKTTPAVIEFVDIAGLVKGASKGEGLGNQFLSNIRETDAIVHVVRCFEDPNVIHVDGSVDPIRDIETINYELIFADIEVLDRRIAKGQRGAANNKELAKEVDLQKRIKEHLESGKLAISFETDDEDEIKWMKEYNLLTGKPVIYAANVSEDDLADDGAGNPYVQKVREYAKEFGSEVFAVCAQIEQEISELDDDEKQMFLEELGVSESGLDKLIKASYSLLGLISYLTSGPDETRAWTITKGTKAPQAAGKIHTDFERGFIKAEVVAYDDLMESGTMLAAKEKGLVRQEGKEYVVQDGDVILFKFNV, from the coding sequence ATGAAACTAGGAATCGTCGGACTTCCGAATGTCGGAAAGTCCACATTATTTAATTCTTTGACAAAGGCGGGCGCGGAAAGCGCGAACTATCCGTTCTGTACGATTGATCCGAATGTCGGTGTCGTACCGGTACCGGACAAGCGTCTTGACAAGCTGACTGAGATGTATCATTCAGCGAAGACAACACCGGCCGTGATTGAGTTCGTTGATATTGCAGGACTTGTAAAGGGTGCATCTAAGGGAGAAGGACTTGGAAACCAGTTCTTATCTAACATTCGTGAGACAGATGCGATTGTGCATGTTGTACGTTGCTTTGAAGATCCAAATGTCATTCATGTCGATGGTTCGGTTGATCCGATCCGCGATATCGAGACAATCAATTATGAGCTGATCTTCGCAGATATCGAGGTACTTGATCGTCGAATCGCGAAGGGACAGCGTGGTGCAGCCAATAACAAGGAACTTGCAAAGGAAGTTGATCTGCAGAAGCGGATCAAGGAGCATCTGGAATCAGGCAAGCTTGCAATCTCCTTTGAGACAGACGATGAGGACGAGATCAAGTGGATGAAGGAATATAACCTGTTGACAGGCAAGCCGGTAATCTATGCTGCAAACGTATCCGAGGATGATCTGGCAGATGACGGAGCGGGTAATCCATATGTGCAGAAGGTGCGTGAATATGCGAAGGAATTCGGCAGTGAAGTATTTGCTGTATGTGCACAGATCGAGCAGGAAATCTCGGAGTTAGATGATGACGAGAAGCAGATGTTCTTAGAGGAACTTGGTGTATCAGAGTCCGGTCTGGATAAGCTCATCAAGGCAAGCTATTCTCTGCTTGGACTCATCAGTTACCTGACAAGCGGTCCGGATGAGACACGTGCATGGACAATCACGAAGGGCACGAAGGCACCACAGGCAGCAGGTAAGATTCATACGGATTTTGAACGTGGATTCATCAAGGCTGAGGTTGTTGCTTACGATGATCTGATGGAGAGTGGCACAATGCTTGCAGCGAAGGAAAAAGGTCTTGTACGTCAGGAAGGAAAGGAATATGTCGTGCAGGATGGCGATGTGATCTTATTCAAGTTTAATGTATAG